The Streptomyces sp. NBC_01381 genomic interval TTGACGGCAAGGTCATGACCGGGTGGGGAACAGCCGCCCGAACCAAGGATGAGGCCGTGGAGCTGAACACCCGGCTCCGAGAGGATCGAGGGACATCCCTGTGACGGAGGTCTGCGCAGTCCTGATCACCGCGCCGGATGCGAAGTGGCTCAAGTCCCTGGTGCGCAACATGGTGACCGATCGGCTGTGCGCTGTTGGGCACGTCAGTCCGGTCAGCACCACGTACAGGTGGGAGGGCGAGGTTCACGAAGCCGACGAGGCGCTTGCCACCCTGCGCACTGTGCCGGATCGCGTTCCCGAGATCATCGCTCGAACGCAACGAGAGCATCCGTACAAAGTGCCCAGCATCATCACCATGCCGATCACCGATGCCACGCCTGCCTATCGAACTTGGATCATCGAGCAGTCGAGCCCGCTCTAGGAACCGCAGCGCGGACAAAGTTTCCCTACATCATCAAGAGGCTCGCTCCGCTCGCAGACCATGTACCGCCAGGGTCGCCAACACCGCCCACGCCTGAGGGCCAACGCCCGCGGTGACGCGTATACGCCGGCATCGCGCCGCCGCCGCGATCCGGCCTCTGAAGAGGGAAAAGACCAAGAGCAACAACATGCCCTAGTCGCATACGTACAGGCAGACCCCTAGAACCCCAAAAACCAGAGGCCTAACAGAGTTAGGTCGATCCGCAAGGAATCGTGAGCCGCACAGAGTGCGTCGGCGCCGGATGGGCGCCGACGCGCGAGCCCTCGCCATGTCTCCGCCAGCGGGGCGCACGCGTCGTCGCCCATCCGCACCCACAAGGGGAGAAGAGCAAGCATGGGGCAAGGGGGAGGAGCCGTACAGGCAAAAGACGCTTTGTGCTTACAAACCGAGGCCGGATCGCGGCGGCGGCGCGATGCCGTCGAACCCGCTCCCATGGACGAGGCCCATCGGCCGGGGCGGTCGGCTCCACGGCTTTACGCAGCCACTTTGGGGCGAGCCTCTAAGATCATGGCCCCAACGTCGTGCTTTAACGGGCAGGTCCACAGACTGCCCGACTCGCGATGAGCTTACGGGGCCATGATCACTCGCCCCAAAGCAGCTCCAGCCCAAAGCCGCTCCGCCGACCTACGCGCCGACCTGCAGGGTGAGCAGACGGGAATGCTCACTTTACATCCACACGTTCCATAATCAGCTTAATATCCCGCATATCCTTTTCCCGATTGGAGCGCGTTTTCCACTCCAGGACCCGAGAGAGTGGACAAAAAGGGATACCTTCTACCAGCTCCGCCGAATTGATCAATTCGTCAGCATCTGGCGCCCCCGGCAGCCACCGGTCGAAGATCTCGATGTCGCCATCGAAGAGCACCACCATCAGACCATGACCTGACGGAGGTACCGTGGCGTCGGCCATGCTCAAAGCGATCTTCCAGGCGTCCGCACGTGCCACGATGTCGAGATCATTCACGTCCTGCCTGAGACCATGCGCAAGCAATGGGCCGCTTCCGGCCACCACATAGTCATCTGTGGGCAAGTGCAGGGTTAGCAACTCACGGACGAAGGGGTGCTGCCGCAGTCCCAAAGATCCTCCTAGAGGATAGGCAGCCCCACTGCCGCGCGTGCAGCCACACTCATGACCAATGCTGCGATGACACTTGCCAGCGTACCGGTAAGGAAGTACTTCGATGCTTGGTTGACGTGATCGACTGGAGCACGTGCCAACGCTTTGGCCGCCAACACCAAGGCGGCGGCCTCGGGTTGACCAGCGGCGAGGAAAGCGAACAGCAGCCCACGCTCGATGAGGCCGATACCCCGACCGCCGCTACGAATCAACGCAAGGGCGGTATCCCTATTTGACCCGTTAGGTAGCCTATAGACCTCTTCTACCACGGGGTCGGTTGCCGCCTTGACAAAGGCTCCCCCACCGAAGACTGCAATGAGTAGAGCGGAGAGCATCACGGCCAGCGTGTCATTTTGTAGCAGGTGATCGACGAACATCGAGGCTGTAGCCCACGCTGTCCATATGCCGGCTAGCACGGCAAGCATCACCGTCACGACGCCTAGCTGTTTGCTGGTGCTCACTCCCGTGGGCAGTGGACTCGTGATCGAGAACCCGAGAGACGGGGTGGATGGAGACCGGTAGAGCAGGATGCAGCCCAGCGCTAGCAGTGCTGCAGTTGCTAACGCGCTCCAAGACCTGGGCTCATCGATGTATGGAGCTATGGCGTAGGTGCCGTACACGAGTGTGAGCAAAACCGATAGCCCAGGACGAGCCGTGAACCATTTTCGCTCCCAGGACACGACCAACGGTGCTGTCAGGCCGAAGAAGACCCGCGCTGCTTCCAAGGTTCCCCCAACTCGCCTGGACACAGGGCGCTTTCATTCGCTGCGCGATCCTACGCCAGGCACGGGCGGGCGGACTGGTCGCGAGGCAAACCTGACCCTGCCACCGCCCCAGGTTCGTCGGAGACTCAAGATTGTGATTGTGACCTGGGGACCGGCATGTGAGCGCCCTCCGAGTGACTATCCGCGTGACAACGCCGACGCACAGCCGCGAACAACCGTGGACGTCAGCGGACCATCATCGCAGGTGAGAGACACTCCAACCGCAGGCCAACTCCCACCCCCAGTTGCCAATCCGATAGGCGGTGCAGGGAACTCCGCTGAGCGGATATGCCCCCGTTCACGTCAGAGTGCGCAACGCCTCGTCGAGGGCGCGCCGCACGCGCAGCGCGTCCGGCGCGACGACGGTGACGAGGACGCCGGGACCGGCGAGCGGCATCCGGACCGCCCCGTCGCCGAGCAGCGCGGGCGCGGGCTTCTCCTGCTCGAACTCCGGGTGTACGACGACCAGTTGCCCGATGGCGCGATGCCCGGCGAGGGCGGCGGGCCCGTCCCATCCCCCGGGTGCGCCGGGCCCGCAGGACAGCTCCTGGTCGAGCAGCGGCCGTCCGGCGCGGCGCACGGTGAGCCGGCTGGTGAGCCGCCCAGGCCCTTCCCCGGTCCGGCCGAGCACCTGCTCCTCCCGCAGCACCAGGCTCGCGCCCGCGGCGAGCTCGGCCCGCGTGGTGACGCGCAGCTCGCTGTCGCGTACGGAGATCAACTGCTCGGGCAGCCAGCGCAGCTCGGCATCGTCACCGACCGTGATCCGTACGTCGTAGCGCGCGGGCTCCTTCGACTGGCCCGGCAGCGCGAGCGTGGCCGCGGCGGACCCGACGCGCAGGCGGGCCCCCGCGTGGGCGGCGGCCTCCACGGTCAGCCGGTCGCCCCCGAGCGGCGCGCTCATCGCCCCGACGAGCGTGACGTGGGCGCCCTTTCCCGCCGAGCGGGTGCGGCGCACGGCGAGCGGGCCTTCCCCGTCGAGCACGGGCAGGTCGGTGCCGCCCCGGCCGTTGCCCCGCGCGCCGATACGGGCGGTGGCGCGGACCCCGGAGGCCGCGATCGCGACGGTCATGCGGACGCGGTCCAGGCGGCGTACTGCTCACGCACCCAGGCGGCCACCGGCCCGACACCCTCTTCGGACCTCAACGACTGGAATACGACGGGCAGTTCGGCGCGCTGCGCCTTGGCGTCCGCCGCCATCCGGCCGAGGTCGGAGCCGACGTACGGCGCGAGGTCCGTCTTGTTCACGACGAGCAGATCGGCGGTGGTGACACCGGGTCCGCCCTTGCGCGGAATGTCGTCGCCGCCGGCGACGTCGATCACGAAGATCTGCCCGTCGATGAGCCCCTTGGAGAAGGTGGCGGTGAGGTTGTCTCCGCCGGACTCGACCAGGATCAGGTCCAGCGGCCCGACTTCGTCCTCCAGGTCCTCGACGGCCTCCAGGTTGGCGGAGATGTCGTCGCGGATCGCAGTGTGCGGGCAGGCCCCGGTCTCCACGGCGGTGATCCGCTCGGGCGGCAGCACGGCTTCGCGCAGCAGGAACTCGGCGTCCTCGCGGGTGTAGATGTCGTTCGTGACGACGGCGAGCGCCAGTTCGTCCCGCAACGCCTTGCAGAGCGCGGCGACGGTGGCGGTCTTGCCGGACCCCACGGGCCCGCCGAGCCCGATGCGCAGGGCACGGCGGCGTCCGTCGGGACGATGTGCGTCGGCGCTCACGGCGGCGGCTTCGTCGTGGGAGTGATCGAGATGCATGGTGCGACTCCTCTGGTTCAGCAGTTCATTTCGCCCTGTGCGGCGGCCACTTCAAGCCCTCGGGGGGGGCGATCTCTACGACGCGAACAACCGCACAGGCCACGCCGCGTGGGCCTCCGCCCCGACCTCCAGGAGCGGTGCGGATGCCGCGGGCAGCGCGTCGACACCCTCGTCGAGAGCGCATCGCGCGGCCTCCGCCGCCTCCCGCGCGACGAGGTCGAGCTCGGGGGCGAGCCGGGCCAGCACCCCCGTGGCGTCAAAGGGATCAAGGCTCAGCAACCGCACCGTCGCGGTCGCGGGCCCGCTGACGCACTCGTACGCGGAGCAGTACGCGGCATCCTCGGGCCCAAGCCCCGCAGCCCGGGCGGCAAGCCCGAGCACGACCGGCTGATGCGCGCCCTTGGGACGGGCGGCGGCCAGTTGGTCCAGCGAGGGATCGGGCCACGCCGCCCGCGCGGCCCGCATCATCTGCCGCCCGAGCCGCCGCCCGGCCACCCGCAGCGCGGGCGACGGCGTACGGGCGTCGGCGGCCTCGTCAAGATCCAGCGGATCGATCCCCAGCGCGGCGGCCGCGGCCAGCGCGGCGGACACGAGCCCCGTCGTGTGCAGCCGCCCCCGGCAGAAGGACTCCAGGCTCGCGGCTCCGCTGACCCGCCCCGCCTTGACGGCCTCTTCGGCCCCGCCGGAGTGCGCGTGCCCTCCGGCGGGAAAGCGGCCGTCGGCCAGAACGAGCAGTGCGGCCCTAGACATCACGCACATCCGCCATCAGAACAGGAAATACCGCTGCGCGAGCGGCAGTTCGGCGGCGGGTGACGGTTCGACCAGCTCCCCGTCGATGGTGACGGCGAAGCTGTCGGGAGCGACCTCCACCCGCGGCAGGGCGTCGTTCTCGCGCATGTCGGCCTTGGTACGCCCCCGCGTAGAGCGGATCGCGGTGAACTCCTTGGCCAGGCCGAGCCGTTCGGGCAGCCCGTCGTCGAGCGCGGACTGGGTTACGAAGTTGACCGAGTTAAGCCCCGGTGCCGCGCCCCGCGCGCCGAACATGGGCCGCGGAAGGACCGGCTGCGGCGTGGGGATGGAGGCGTTGGCGTCGCCCATCTGCGCGTACGCGATCTGCCCGCCCTTGATGACGACCTGCGGCTTGACGCCGAAGAACGCCGGGTCCCACAGCACGAGGTCGGCGAGCTTGCCGGTCTCGACCGAGCCGATCTCGTGGTCGATGCCCTGCGCGACGGCCGGGTTGATCGTGTACTTGGCGACATAGCGACGCGCACGCCGGTTGTCCGCGCGCGTGTCTCCCGGCAGGGAGCCACGCCGACGCTTCATCACGTGCGCGGTCTGCCAGGTTCGCATGACGACCTCGCCGATGCGCCCCATGGCCTGTGAGTCCGACGACATGATCGAGATGGCGCCGAGGTCGTGCAGGATGTCCTCGGCCCCGATGGTGGTGGGCCGGATGCGTGACTCGGCGAAGGCGAGGTCCTCGGGGACCGCCGGGTTGAGGTGGTGGCAGACCATCAGCATGTCGAGGTGTTCCTCGACGGTGTTGACGGTGTGCGGCCGGGTCGGGTTGGTGGAGCTCGGCAGCATGTTCGGCAGCGACACCGCCGTGATCATGTCCGGGGCGTGCCCGCCGCCCGCGCCCTCGACGTGGAAGGCGTGCAGGGTGCGTCCCGCGACGGCGCCGAACGTGGCGTCGACGAAGCCCGCCTCGTTCAGGGTGTCGGTGTGGACGGCGAGTTGGGCGCCGGTGTCCTCGCAGACGTTCAGACAGGCGTCGATGGTGGCGGGCGTGGCGCCCCAGTCCTCATGGATCTTGAAGCTCACCGCGCCGGCCCGCAGTTGGGCGTGCATGGACTCGCTGGAGACCGTGTTGCCCTTGCCGAGGAAGCCGATGTTGACGGGGCTTGACTCCATCGCCGCGAACATCCGGGCCAGGTGCCAGGAGCCGGGCGTGATGGTGGTCGCCTTGCTGCCCTCGGCGGGCCCCGTGCCACCCCCGATGAGGGTGGTGACGCCGGAGGCGAGCGCCTCGTCGACGATGGTCGGCGAGATGAAGTGGATGTGGGTGTCGATGCCGCCGGCGGTGAGGATCTTGCCGTTGCCCGCGAGGACTTCGGTCTCCGGGCCGATGACGAGATCGGGGTGTACGCCGTCCATGGTGTCCGGGTTGCCGGACTTGCCGATGCCGGTGATGCGTCCGTCACGCATGCCGATGTCGGCCTTGACGATGCCCCAGTGGTCGATGATCACGGCGCCGGTGATGACGGTGTCGGGTGTGCCTTCGGCGCGGGTCGTGCGGGACTGCCCCATCGACTCGCGGATGACCTTGCCGCCGCCGAACACCGACTCGTCACCGGAGCGTCCGGGTCCGCCGGAGCGGTCCTCCTCGATCTCGACGAGGAGGTCGGTGTCGGCGAGCCGGATCCGGTCGCCCGTGGTGGGGCCGAACAGATCGGCGTACGCGGCACGGGACAGCTCAGGCATCGAGGGCACCTCCGGTCTCGCCGCGCAGGCCGGGCACGATGCGCTTGCCGGCCAGCGGGACGAGTTCGACGTCGACGGGGATTCCGGGCTCGAAGCGCACGGCGGTGCCGGCGGCGATGTTGAGCCGCTTGCCGTGCGCGGCCGCACGGTCGAAGTCGAGACCGGGGTTGGCCTCGGCGAAGTGGTAGTGGGAGCCGACCTGTATGGGGCGGTCGGCGGCGTTGAGGACGGTGAGGGCGGTGGTCGCGCGGCCCTCGTTGTAGGCGACGGGCTCGTCCGCGAAGAGGATCTCGCCGGGTATCGGCGGGTGCACCGAAGTCATGGCTCAGGAACCCCCGTCAGACGATCGGGTCGTGGACGGTGACGAGCTTGGTGCCGTCCGGGAAGGTGGCCTCCACCTGGACGTCGTGGATCATCTCCGGGATGCCGCTCATGACGTCGTCACGGGTGAGCACCTTGCGCCCCGACGACATCAGTTCGGCGACGGTCCGGCCGTCGCGGGCGCCCTCGAGAATGTGCGAAGTGATCAGGGCGATCGCCTCGGGGTGGTTGAGCAGCAGCCCCCGCGCCCTTCGCTTCTCGGCCACGTCAGCGGCCACATGAATGAGCAGTCTCTCCTGCTCGTGCGGGGTCAGTTGCACGCGTCCCACCTCACAGTCCTCGCTCCGGACCGTGCGGGGTCCGGCTGCCGCGGCCACCGCGACGGATATAGATGTAACACACAGGCATTGCGCTGGATCTTGCGCACCCCGGTTACGAAATCCCCTGGTGGCGTGGCGTCGCAGGCTAGTTGGACGGAGTTTCAGCGAGGTTAACCAGTACTTGACCGTTCGATGACCGTCAGCTGGGTTCGCCCATACTCGGCGGGCCGCGCGGGCCGCCACGCGACGTAGGCGACTACCCCTTCTTGACGCGCGACGGGACCGGCCGCAGAGTGAGGTCACCCCGTAAAACGTACGATCCTTCTCTTTGAATCTCGCACCGGATCCACCAGCACGAAGACGGCTGTGCCGACCCGCTGACCAGGCGGTGCGGCTACGTGGCGTTGGGACCCCGGTGTTCGGCGGCGATTCCGAAACGCTGCTGCCGGCCCGCGCCCGACGACGACGTGGAGCGCACCGACGAGACGGAGCTGACCACCTGCTCATCGGCGGCGTCCGGAAGCTCCTGCAGCCGCTCCAGGTCGGCGGCGGAGACCAGGGCCACGAGCGGCTTGCCGTGCCGGGTGACGACCACGCGCTCACCGCCGTACACAACGCGGTTGATCAGATCGGCGAGCTCTGCTCGGGCTTGCGTCACCGGAATCTCGTAGGCCATGTCCCCCAGCTTAACCGCCACCCGCCCCCGCAGCGTCACGCTGCGTAACCTCCTTCGCGTACGGACCCGGCTCCTTCCCGCGCGCGAGCGGCCCCCAGCCTGTCGGCCGAACCTGCCGCCGAGGGCATGGGACAGTGGCGCCGTCGTGGCTGCCGAAGAGAGTGTGGTGCGTGATGCAACTGGTCGTGCAGGAGTTCCTGTCGCTCGACGGTGTCTCCCAGGGTCCGGGGGCCCCGGACGAGGACACCAGTGACGGCTTCACGCGGGGTGGCTGGTTCGTGCCGCACCTGGACGAGGAGTTCGAGCGCCTTGCCGGCACCTGGCTCGGCGAGGCGGACGCGCTGCTTTTCGGCCGCCGCACCTACCAGAACTTCGCGCGGGACTGGCCGCAGATGACCGACCACCCCTTCGCCGGGATCATGAACGGCCTGCCGAAGTACGTGGCCTCCCACAGCCTGACCGAGGCCGACTGGAACCCGACCACCGTCCTGTCCGGCGACGTCCCCGCCCAGGTCGCCGAGGTGAAGCGGCAGCCCGGCCGGGAGCTGCAGATCCACGGCAGCGCCCGGCTCGCCCAGTCGCTGCTGGCCGCCGGGCTCGTCGACACGCTGCGGCTCGCGATCGCCCCGGTCGTGGTGGGCAGCGGCCGGCGGCTGTTCCCGGACGGCGGCGCGCCGGCCGGTCTGCGGCTCGTCAGCCAGCAGACGACACCGGGCGGCCTGTCGGTGCATGTCTTCGCATCGACCGGACTTCCGGAGTACGGGACCTACGGATCCGAGGCGTAGGTCCGCACACCGCGTCCACCGGGGTCAGGTGCGCGGTTCCTGCGTGAGCCGGGCGACCTGCTTGTCGATCACCACGTCGAGCGGGAACCCGGGATTGCGCTGCGCGTTGCGGTCGCTCATGTTCACGGTGAGGGCGCCCACCCGCACGAAGGTCTGACGGTCGGTCAGCACGGTGTCACCCGGGCCGTCCATGCTCAGGTCGAAGGCGACCGCCTCGTCGCCCAATTCGGGCGCCTTCGCCATGGTGATCCGGGAGTTGAGCTTCTGGTCCGGGGTCGTCCCCACCAACGTCTTGCAGGTCTTGAGCCCCTTCTTGAGCCCTTGGAACTGCTCTGCCGCCCCCTGCCCGGCATACGAGGCCAGCCAGGTCCGGCCGCCCCACTGGTTGTCCTTCCACCAGAAGTCCTGGATCACGGACGTGGACGCGTCGTGCGAGACGAGGGCGTCGAACACGTCCTGGCATCCAGGGCCCGGCACCAGAACCCGCGGATCGTACTTGGCAACGGGACCCTGTACGGGCGCGCTGTCCACCTGCGGCACTTCGCCCTCACGCAGCAGGAGGGACTTCAGCTTCTTGGCCGTCAGCGGCCGGGACGGAGACGGCGACAGCGACGGGGACGCGGACGCGGACGCCGAGTCCTTCGCTTTCGGCTCGTCGGGCGACTCCTTCGGGGCGTCGGTCGAATCCTTCGGCAAGCACCCGGTGGCCACGACGACCATCCCCACGGCCATCGCCGTACCTGCCGCTCTGCGGCACCTCGTCCACATCACCGCTGCCCCCCGTGATCCTCTTCGCCTGCGACGGGCAGACACTACGGCCCCGCGGCAGGTTCGGCCAACGCGCCAACGGGGCTGTCACGCCTGCGGGTCGGCCTCCCGGGCCACCCGTTCCAGGCGTTCGCGATGGTTCTCCCACCACGCCTTGTCGTTGGACGGCATGCTGTCGTTGCCCTCGTTCATGCCCACGGCGCCGTCGATGAGTTCCCGGACGATGTCGGCGTGGCCCGCGTGCCGGTGCGTGTCGGCGATCACGCGCACCACGGCGTGATGGAGCGTCACCTCGTCCCTGCCGCTCGGCCACCACGGCACCTTGCCGATCGTGTCCAGGTCCAGCGCGTCGAGCGTCGCGTCCGCGTGTGCCCATGCCCGGCGGTAGAGCTCCACGATGAACTCACGTGACTCGTCGGCGGCGGCCCACATGTCCGCGTTGCCCTCGGCGCCGTCGTCGAGCCAGGGCAGCGGCTCGCCGGACGGGCGCCCGAACGTGTCGCCGAGATAGCCGAGTTCCACGCCCGCCGTGTGCTTCACCAGGCCCAGCAGGTTGGTGCCGGTCGGCGTCAGCGGGCGGCGGACGTCGTACCCGGAGAGGCCTTCGAGCTTCCACAGCAGGGCGTCGCGGGCGGACTGCAGGTAGCGGCAAAGGTCGGCCTTGGGGTCCGTTGAGGTCATGCGCGCCAGTCTGCCGCTCTCGTGATCTCTGTCCACCGGTTTCACCCGCCGTCACCGACCATCGTTACGTACGTCCTGTACATTTTCTACAGGAGCCACGGGCCGGCGCATCCGGTCCCGGGAAGAGGAGTGACGTGCCATGAACCGACCGTCCGCCCGCTATGTCCTGCCCGAGTTCACCGAGCGCACCAGCTCGGGAAAGCGGACTCTCGATCCGTACTCGAAGCTGCTCGAGGAGCGCATCGTCTTCCTGGGCACCCCGATCGACGACACCTCGGCCAACGACGTGATGGCGCAGTTCATGCACCTCGAATACCTGGCGCCGGACCGCGACATCTCGCTCTACATCAACTCCCCCGGCGGCTCGTTCAGTGCGATGACGGCGATCTACGACACCATCCGGTTCGTCACCTGCGACGTGGAGACGACCTGCCTGGGTCAGGCCGCGTCGGCGGCCGCGGTCCTCCTTGCCGCCGGCACCCACGGAAAGCGCCACGCGCTGCCCGGCGCCCGGGTGTTGATCCATCAGCCCTCGATCAGCGAGCCGATCCAGGGCCAGACATCTGACCTCGCGATTCAGGCGGCCGAGCTGCAGCGCACCCGTGCGCTCCTGGAGGAACTCCTCGTACGGCACACGGGGCAGAGCCCGGAGCGCATCGCGGCGGACATCGAGCGGGACAAGATCCTCAGCGCGCCCGAAGCGCTCGCGTACGGCCTGGTGGACCGGATCATCCCCAGCCGCAAGGATTCGCTCCGCGGCAGCAAGGACTCGCTCCGCACCCCGGACGCGAGGTGAGCCGGTGATGCTGCCGCCCGAACTGCCTCCGCTGCCCGCACTGACCCGCGCCGAGGGCGAGTTGATCGACCGGTACCTCGAAGTGGTCGATCTGCTGGGCCGGATCAACCCCGCCCGCGCGTCCGACACGTACGGCGGACTGCGCGCCGCCCAGGCCCTGGTCGGCAGCGCCACCGCGCTGCGGGACGCGCTGACGTTGATGCACCAGCGGGGCGAGACCGCCGTGCACGCACCGACGTTGGCGCGGGCGCTGCGCGTGCTCGACGGGGAGCGGCGGTCCTGCCGGGTCACCGTCCCGCCCCCTTCGGCGCCCTGATTCCCCATCAAGTCGGCTGCCCGGCAGGGCTGTAGCCGTCCGGGGCCGGTCTCAAACGGACCAGACGGGCTACCCCGTTCGGCGTAGCAGGTCGTCGTCAACGGGGTCGGTCACAGGTGCGTCAGCGGTGTACGCGACGGCCGGAATGACTCCTTCCGGTGCTGGTAGAGCGATCGTCGAGCCCTGCGAAGGGTGCCCTTATCCGGCGTTGTCCACCTGAACGGTTCAGCCGTGAGGAGCCTCACAAAACGCCGTTTCGGCTCGGTTTTCTCGCCGTTGACGGGTCAAGATCCCTTCCGACGACAAGCCCCCGCCACAGCGGCGGGGCGGTCCGGGCGGACGCCGAGTCCTGCCGCCGCCCGGATGCCCGGTCGACATCGGTGCACCGGCAGGAGTGGAGGACCCAGGCACGACGGGTCGGTCCGGAAGGTCCG includes:
- a CDS encoding urease accessory protein UreF, producing MSRAALLVLADGRFPAGGHAHSGGAEEAVKAGRVSGAASLESFCRGRLHTTGLVSAALAAAAALGIDPLDLDEAADARTPSPALRVAGRRLGRQMMRAARAAWPDPSLDQLAAARPKGAHQPVVLGLAARAAGLGPEDAAYCSAYECVSGPATATVRLLSLDPFDATGVLARLAPELDLVAREAAEAARCALDEGVDALPAASAPLLEVGAEAHAAWPVRLFAS
- a CDS encoding urease subunit beta, yielding MTSVHPPIPGEILFADEPVAYNEGRATTALTVLNAADRPIQVGSHYHFAEANPGLDFDRAAAHGKRLNIAAGTAVRFEPGIPVDVELVPLAGKRIVPGLRGETGGALDA
- a CDS encoding DinB family protein, coding for MTSTDPKADLCRYLQSARDALLWKLEGLSGYDVRRPLTPTGTNLLGLVKHTAGVELGYLGDTFGRPSGEPLPWLDDGAEGNADMWAAADESREFIVELYRRAWAHADATLDALDLDTIGKVPWWPSGRDEVTLHHAVVRVIADTHRHAGHADIVRELIDGAVGMNEGNDSMPSNDKAWWENHRERLERVAREADPQA
- a CDS encoding urease accessory protein UreD; the encoded protein is MTVAIAASGVRATARIGARGNGRGGTDLPVLDGEGPLAVRRTRSAGKGAHVTLVGAMSAPLGGDRLTVEAAAHAGARLRVGSAAATLALPGQSKEPARYDVRITVGDDAELRWLPEQLISVRDSELRVTTRAELAAGASLVLREEQVLGRTGEGPGRLTSRLTVRRAGRPLLDQELSCGPGAPGGWDGPAALAGHRAIGQLVVVHPEFEQEKPAPALLGDGAVRMPLAGPGVLVTVVAPDALRVRRALDEALRTLT
- a CDS encoding dihydrofolate reductase family protein, with the translated sequence MQLVVQEFLSLDGVSQGPGAPDEDTSDGFTRGGWFVPHLDEEFERLAGTWLGEADALLFGRRTYQNFARDWPQMTDHPFAGIMNGLPKYVASHSLTEADWNPTTVLSGDVPAQVAEVKRQPGRELQIHGSARLAQSLLAAGLVDTLRLAIAPVVVGSGRRLFPDGGAPAGLRLVSQQTTPGGLSVHVFASTGLPEYGTYGSEA
- a CDS encoding type II toxin-antitoxin system Phd/YefM family antitoxin produces the protein MAYEIPVTQARAELADLINRVVYGGERVVVTRHGKPLVALVSAADLERLQELPDAADEQVVSSVSSVRSTSSSGAGRQQRFGIAAEHRGPNAT
- the ureG gene encoding urease accessory protein UreG; translated protein: MHLDHSHDEAAAVSADAHRPDGRRRALRIGLGGPVGSGKTATVAALCKALRDELALAVVTNDIYTREDAEFLLREAVLPPERITAVETGACPHTAIRDDISANLEAVEDLEDEVGPLDLILVESGGDNLTATFSKGLIDGQIFVIDVAGGDDIPRKGGPGVTTADLLVVNKTDLAPYVGSDLGRMAADAKAQRAELPVVFQSLRSEEGVGPVAAWVREQYAAWTASA
- a CDS encoding ATP-dependent Clp protease proteolytic subunit, with the protein product MNRPSARYVLPEFTERTSSGKRTLDPYSKLLEERIVFLGTPIDDTSANDVMAQFMHLEYLAPDRDISLYINSPGGSFSAMTAIYDTIRFVTCDVETTCLGQAASAAAVLLAAGTHGKRHALPGARVLIHQPSISEPIQGQTSDLAIQAAELQRTRALLEELLVRHTGQSPERIAADIERDKILSAPEALAYGLVDRIIPSRKDSLRGSKDSLRTPDAR
- a CDS encoding urease subunit alpha; amino-acid sequence: MPELSRAAYADLFGPTTGDRIRLADTDLLVEIEEDRSGGPGRSGDESVFGGGKVIRESMGQSRTTRAEGTPDTVITGAVIIDHWGIVKADIGMRDGRITGIGKSGNPDTMDGVHPDLVIGPETEVLAGNGKILTAGGIDTHIHFISPTIVDEALASGVTTLIGGGTGPAEGSKATTITPGSWHLARMFAAMESSPVNIGFLGKGNTVSSESMHAQLRAGAVSFKIHEDWGATPATIDACLNVCEDTGAQLAVHTDTLNEAGFVDATFGAVAGRTLHAFHVEGAGGGHAPDMITAVSLPNMLPSSTNPTRPHTVNTVEEHLDMLMVCHHLNPAVPEDLAFAESRIRPTTIGAEDILHDLGAISIMSSDSQAMGRIGEVVMRTWQTAHVMKRRRGSLPGDTRADNRRARRYVAKYTINPAVAQGIDHEIGSVETGKLADLVLWDPAFFGVKPQVVIKGGQIAYAQMGDANASIPTPQPVLPRPMFGARGAAPGLNSVNFVTQSALDDGLPERLGLAKEFTAIRSTRGRTKADMRENDALPRVEVAPDSFAVTIDGELVEPSPAAELPLAQRYFLF
- the cutA gene encoding divalent-cation tolerance protein CutA, producing MTEVCAVLITAPDAKWLKSLVRNMVTDRLCAVGHVSPVSTTYRWEGEVHEADEALATLRTVPDRVPEIIARTQREHPYKVPSIITMPITDATPAYRTWIIEQSSPL
- a CDS encoding urease subunit gamma, whose protein sequence is MQLTPHEQERLLIHVAADVAEKRRARGLLLNHPEAIALITSHILEGARDGRTVAELMSSGRKVLTRDDVMSGIPEMIHDVQVEATFPDGTKLVTVHDPIV